One Periophthalmus magnuspinnatus isolate fPerMag1 chromosome 15, fPerMag1.2.pri, whole genome shotgun sequence genomic window carries:
- the LOC117382896 gene encoding acylphosphatase-2-like, with protein MSDLASVDFEIFGHVQGVCFRMYTESEGKRLGLVGWVKNTHSGTVVGQVQGPLNQVEEMKVWLSKEGSPTSRITRASFSNQRSIEKLELKGFSTRF; from the exons ATGTCCGATCTGGCGTCGGTGGACTTTGAGATCTTCGGGCACGTGCAGG GTGTTTGCTTCAGAATG TACACAGAAAGTGAGGGCAAGCGCCTGGGCCTGGTGGGCTGGGTCAAGAACACCCACAGTGGGACAGTGGTGGGCCAGGTGCAGGGGCCCCTGAACCAGGTGGAGGAGAT gAAGGTGTGGCTGAGCAAAGAGGGCAGTCCCACCTCACGCATCACCAGAGCCTCCTTCTCCAACCAGAGGAGCATCGAGAAGCTGGAGCTCAAAGGATTCTCCACACGCTTCTGA